A part of Gossypium hirsutum isolate 1008001.06 chromosome A07, Gossypium_hirsutum_v2.1, whole genome shotgun sequence genomic DNA contains:
- the LOC107942402 gene encoding uncharacterized protein: MASISSVPISLPNLPSLPSISKSTSVNTQSSSLLFPSSLSLSTKPTLFHTNSHQKKGRKLWITLATPEEVLPSDSTPLDNSQQIVSSTGDEGVATVIQALLFVAFVALSILTIGVIYIAVQDFLGKREREKFEKEEAARNKSGKKKKKKNVRARAGPRGFGQKLDEDDDDDI; this comes from the exons ATGGCTTCCATTTCCAGCGTGCCCATATCTCTACCTAACCTACCTTCCTTACCTTCCATTTCCAAGTCAACATCTGTAAACACCCAAAGTTCATCTTTACTCTTCCCTTCTTCTCTCTCCTTATCAACAAAACCCACCCTTTTTCACACAAATTCCCATCAGAAGAAAGGCCGCAAACTTTGGATAACGTTGGCCACTCCCGAAGAGGTTCTGCCATCAGATTCCACCCCACTTGACAACTCGCAGCAAATAGTGTCATCTACGGGTGATGAAGGTGTGGCAACAGTTATACAGGCTCTCCTCTTTGTTGCCTTTGTTGCTCTTTCTATTCTCACCATTGGG GTTATATACATAGCAGTGCAGGACTTCTTggggaagagagagagagagaagttcGAAAAAGAAGAGGCTGCCAGAAACAAGTctggaaagaagaagaagaagaagaatgtaAGAGCCAGAGCTGGGCCTAGGGGATTTGGTCAAAAGCTTGATGAAGATGATGACGATGATATTTAG
- the LOC107942403 gene encoding pumilio homolog 2, which produces MLSELGRRPMIQNSEGSFGDGLEEIDLLLREQRCRQDADDLERELNLYRSGSAPPTVDGSLSAVGGLFGGGAAAAAGSGATPFSAFHGIKNGNGFASEEELRSDPSYHSYYYSNVNLNPRLPPPLLSKEDWKYAQRLKGGNSVIGGVGDKRKMNRVDNGSSRSMFSMPPGFDSRKQEIEVEAEKGRSSAEWGGNGLIGISGIGLGSKQKSLAEIFQDDLGHTAPVARIPSRPASRNAFDENFENGGSAELTSSDTLRSSVSLQGSSAVHNIGPPTSYTYADAVGASLSRSTTPDPQLVARAPSPCLTPIGGGRVGNSDKRSINSPSTFGGITSGLNESGDLVAAMSGMNLSSNGVIDEDNQLPSQIEQDVENHQNYLFGLQDGQSHIKQQAYLKTSESGHLHMPSANGNGVRSELKNPSLLSDRQAQLQKSALPSNNSYLKGSPTSTLNGGGSLPARYQHNVLSGYSLNPALASVMASQPGTGNLPPLFESVAASSAIAVPGMDSRVLGRGLGSGQSNSNAASELHTFGRGGSQIAGNALQASLIDPMYLQYLRTSDYTAAQLAALNDPSMDRNFLGNSYMNLLELQKAYLGTLLSPQKSPYGVPLGAKSGSSNIHGFYGSPTFGAGMSYPGSPLASPVIPNSPVGPGSPMRHSDLNMCFPSGMRNLAGGVMGPWHFDAGCNMDESFASSLLEEFKSNKTKCFELLEIAGHVVEFSADQYGSRFIQQKLETATTEEKNMVYEEIMPQALALMTDVFGNYVIQKFFEHGLPAQRRELADKLFGHVLTLSLQMYGCRVIQKAIEVVDTDQKIKMVRELDGSVMRCVRDQNGNHVIQKCIECVSEEHIQFIVTTFFDQVVTLSTHPYGCRVIQRILEHCKNPKTQNKVMDEILGSVSMLAQDQYGNYVVQHVLEHGKPHERSIIIKELAGKIVQMSQQKFASNVVEKCLTFGGPAERLLLVNEMLGSTDENEPLQAMMKDQFANYVVQKVLETCDDQQRELILSRIKVHLNALKKYTYGKHIVARVEKLVAAGERRIAVQSPRPA; this is translated from the exons ATGTTATCCGAACTGGGCAGGAGACCGATGATACAAAATAGTGAAGGATCATTTGGGGATGGTTTGGAGGAGATAGACCTTTTGCTCCGTGAACAGCGTTGTAGGCAAGACGCTGATGATCTCGAACGTGAGCTAAACTTGTACAGAAGTGGCTCTGCGCCTCCTACCGTAGACGGCTCACTGAGTGCAGTTGGCGGGTTGTTTGGGGGAggagctgctgctgctgctggtAGTGGGGCTACCCCCTTTTCAGCTTTTCATGGGATAAAAAATGGAAATGGGTTTGCGTCGGAGGAAGAGCTTAGGTCTGATCCATCATATCATTCATACTATTACTCAAATGTGAATCTCAACCCGAGGCTTCCACCCCCTTTGCTTTCCAAGGAGGATTGGAAGTATGCACAGAGGTTGAAAGGAGGGAATTCAGTCATAGGTGGGGTTGGAGATAAGAGAAAAATGAATAGGGTTGATAATGGTAGTAGTAGGTCGATGTTTTCGATGCCACCAGGGTTTGATTCAAGGAAACAAGAGATTGAAGTAGAGGCAGAGAAGGGTCGTAGCTCAGCGGAGTGGGGTGGCAATGGACTGATTGGTATATCTGGTATCGGACTTGGAAGCAAACAGAAAAGCCTTGCTGAAATTTTTCAG GATGATTTGGGACACACTGCTCCAGTCGCAAGGATACCATCACGTCCTGCCAGCCGTAATGCTTTTGATGAGAACTTTGAGAATGGAGGTTCTGCTGAGCTGACTTCTTCAGATACTTTACGGTCAAGTGTGAGTCTTCAAGGATCATCTGCAGTCCATAACATTGGGCCACCTACTTCATACACTTATGCTGATGCTGTAGGGGCTTCCTTGTCTAGGAGTACTACTCCTGATCCCCAACTTGTTGCTAGGGCTCCTAGTCCTTGTCTTACACCAATTGGAGGAGGCAGAGTTGGTAACTCGGACAAAAGAAGCATAAATAGTCCAAGCACATTTGGGGGTATCACATCTGGTCTCAATGAGTCTGGTGATCTGGTAGCTGCTATGTCTGGCATGAATCTGTCATCTAATGGTGTGATTGATGAAGATAACCAATTACCGTCACAGATTGAACAAGATGTTGAAAACCATCAGAATTATTTATTTGGCCTTCAAGATGGTCAGAGTCATATCAAACAGCAGGCGTACTTGAAGACATCTGAATCTGGCCATTTACATATGCCTTCAGCTAACGGTAATGGGGTCAGATCAGAACTCAAAAACCCATCCTTGCTATCTGATAGGCAAGCTCAGCTCCAGAAATCTGCCCTTCCCTCTAACAATTCTTACTTGAAAGGATCACCTACTTCCACACTCAATGGTGGAGGCAGTTTACCTGCTCGGTATCAGCATAATGTGTTAAGTGGTTACTCTCTAAATCCTGCTTTAGCTTCTGTGATGGCTAGCCAACCTGGAACTGGCAATCTGCCTCCACTGTTTGAAAGTGTTGCTGCTTCGTCAGCTATTGCTGTCCCCGGAATGGACTCCAGAGTGCTTGGAAGAGGTTTGGGGTCTGGACAAAGCAATTCAAATGCTGCTTCCGAGTTGCATACTTTTGGTAGAGGTGGAAGCCAAATAGCGGGGAATGCTCTGCAGGCGTCTTTGATTGATCCTATGTATCTTCAGTATCTGAGGACTTCTGATTACACTGCAGCGCAGCTTGCAGCTCTTAATGATCCCTCCATGGATAGGAACTTCCTGGGTAATTCATACATGAACTTGCTTGAGCTTCAAAAAGCTTATCTTGGAACTCTGCTATCACCTCAGAAATCTCCTTATGGTGTTCCCTTAGGTGCTAAATCTGGTAGTTCTAATATTCATGGTTTTTATGGAAGCCCCACTTTTGGAGCTGGCATGTCGTATCCAGGAAGCCCCTTAGCAAGTCCTGTTATTCCCAATTCTCCAGTTGGACCTGGTAGTCCTATGAGACATAGTGACCTGAATATGTGTTTTCCTTCCGGGATGAGGAATCTAGCTGGGGGTGTCATGGGACCCTGGCATTTCGATGCAGGATGTAACATGGATGAAAGCTTTGCTTCCTCCCTACTTGAAGAGTTTAAAAGCAATAAAACAAAGTGTTTTGAACTTTTGGAAATTGCTGGTCATGTTGTTGAGTTCAG CGCGGATCAGTATGGCAGCCGATTTATTCAGCAAAAGCTTGAAACTGCTACCACGGAAGAGAAAAATATGGTTTATGAGGAGATCATGCCTCAAGCTCTTGCTTTGATGACTGATGTCTTTGGTAATTATGTCATTCAAAAG TTTTTCGAACATGGACTTCCAGCTCAGAGAAGAGAACTTGCTGACAAGCTTTTTGGCCATGTTTTAACACTAAGTCTTCAAATGTATGGTTGTCGGGTGATCCAGAAG GCTATAGAAGTTGTTGATACGGATCAGAAGATTAAAATGGTTCGAGAGCTTGATGGTAGTGTTATGCGTTGTGTACGTGATCAGAATGGCAACCATGTCATCCAGAAGTGTATTGAATGTGTTTCTGAGGAGCACATTCAATTTATAGTTACAACGTTTTTTGATCAAGTTGTGACCCTTTCCACTCATCCATATGGGTGCCGAGTGATACAG AGGATACTGGAGCACTGCAAGAACCCAAAAACACAGAATAAGGTTATGGATGAGATTTTAGGATCTGTTAGCATGTTGGCACAAGACCAGTATGGCAATTATGTTGTCCAG CATGTGCTAGAGCATGGAAAGCCTCATGAGCGTTCAATTATAATAAAGGAGTTAGCTGGAAAGATTGTCCAGATGAGTCAGCAGAAGTTTGCCTCTAATGTGGTTGAGAAGTGCTTAACTTTTGGTGGTCCTGCTGAACGACTGTTATTGGTGAATGAAATGCTTGGTTCTACTGATGAGAATGAGCCTCTACAG GCAATGATGAAAGATCAGTTTGCAAACTATGTGGTACAGAAAGTACTCGAGACTTGTGATGACCAGCAACGTGAGCTGATCCTTTCTCGAATTAAGGTCCATTTAAATGCATTGAAGAAGTACACTTACGGAAAGCATATTGTTGCGCGTGTAGAGAAACTTGTTGCTGCTGGGG AAAGGAGAATTGCCGTGCAGTCTCCACGCCCTGCTTAG